In the genome of Altererythrobacter sp. TH136, one region contains:
- a CDS encoding dipeptidase encodes MKKAAWGLIVLLLVALVGFFALGPGVVERSMNRIDGQPLIPVSAQAKALHQTLTIVDLHSDTLMWKRSLLSAGKGGHEDLGRLEQGNVALQVFSSVTKTPKGQNYDSNSAETDNITLLTVAQLQPVRTWTSLLERSLWHAEKLHRVADKAGGRLVAVERSSDIGGLLGRREIKGRGVGAMLSIEGLQNLEGDLGNLDRLHAAGFRMAGLTHFFDNDLAGSMHGERKGGLTPKGREAVRRMERLGMIVDVAHCSHACVADILAMAKRPVVSSHGGVQATCKVNRNLTDDEIRGVARTGGVIGIGYWDAAICGTSPRDAARAMKHVRDLVGIDHVALGSDYDGATTVRFDTSQLTQVTQALLDEGFSESEIRQTMGENALRVIRQGIVAR; translated from the coding sequence ATGAAAAAGGCGGCCTGGGGGCTGATCGTCCTGTTGCTGGTGGCGCTGGTCGGGTTCTTCGCGCTCGGTCCGGGCGTGGTCGAGCGGTCGATGAACCGGATCGACGGCCAGCCGCTGATCCCGGTGTCCGCGCAGGCCAAGGCGCTGCACCAGACGCTCACCATCGTCGATCTGCATTCCGACACCCTCATGTGGAAGCGCAGCCTGCTGTCGGCGGGCAAAGGCGGTCACGAGGATCTGGGCCGGCTGGAACAAGGCAACGTGGCGCTGCAGGTGTTTTCCAGCGTCACCAAGACTCCCAAGGGTCAGAATTACGATTCCAATTCAGCTGAGACCGACAACATCACGCTGCTGACCGTGGCGCAGCTGCAACCGGTGCGGACCTGGACGTCGCTGCTCGAACGATCGTTGTGGCACGCCGAAAAGCTGCACCGCGTCGCAGACAAGGCGGGGGGGCGGCTGGTCGCGGTCGAAAGGTCATCTGACATTGGCGGACTGCTGGGGCGGCGCGAGATCAAGGGCCGCGGGGTCGGCGCGATGCTCAGCATCGAAGGCCTGCAGAACCTTGAAGGCGATCTCGGCAACCTCGACCGGCTGCACGCTGCGGGCTTCCGCATGGCGGGGCTGACGCATTTCTTCGACAATGACCTCGCAGGATCCATGCACGGAGAGCGCAAGGGCGGCCTGACCCCCAAGGGACGCGAGGCGGTGCGGCGGATGGAACGGCTCGGCATGATTGTGGACGTCGCGCACTGCAGCCATGCCTGCGTGGCCGATATCCTCGCCATGGCCAAGCGGCCGGTGGTCTCCAGCCACGGCGGGGTGCAGGCAACCTGCAAGGTCAACCGCAACCTGACCGACGATGAAATCCGCGGGGTCGCGCGCACCGGCGGCGTCATCGGCATCGGATACTGGGACGCGGCGATCTGCGGCACGAGCCCACGCGACGCCGCACGGGCGATGAAGCACGTGCGCGACCTAGTGGGCATCGACCACGTGGCGCTGGGCAGCGACTACGACGGCGCCACCACCGTCCGGTTCGACACCAGCCAGCTGACGCAGGTTACCCAGGCGCTGCTGGACGAAGGTTTCTCCGAAAGCGAGATCCGCCAGACGATGGGCGAGAACGCCTTGCGGGTGATTCGCCAAGGCATCGTCGCTCGATGA
- a CDS encoding dihydrofolate reductase → MNGGASGSIVAAILARADNGIIGRDGALPWRIPADLKRFKALTLGTPMIMGRKTFDSLGRPLPGRRHIVLTRNGEWAAEGAEVARSADEALALAGGGASVIGGAEVYRLMLPFTARIELTEVHGDFAGDTEMPYPGEDFGEVARVDHPASGDVPAFSFVTLERTR, encoded by the coding sequence TTGAACGGCGGTGCTTCGGGCAGCATCGTGGCGGCGATCCTCGCCCGCGCCGACAATGGCATCATTGGCCGCGATGGCGCCCTGCCCTGGCGTATCCCGGCCGACCTCAAGCGGTTCAAGGCGCTGACGCTGGGGACGCCGATGATCATGGGGCGCAAGACGTTCGACAGCCTTGGCCGTCCGCTTCCCGGCCGCAGGCATATCGTGCTCACCCGCAATGGAGAGTGGGCTGCCGAGGGTGCCGAAGTGGCCCGTTCGGCAGACGAAGCCCTCGCGCTGGCGGGCGGCGGGGCGTCGGTGATCGGCGGGGCGGAGGTATACCGGCTGATGCTGCCGTTCACCGCGCGCATCGAACTCACCGAGGTGCACGGCGATTTCGCCGGCGATACCGAGATGCCTTACCCGGGCGAAGACTTCGGCGAAGTGGCGCGGGTCGACCATCCGGCGTCAGGCGACGTGCCGGCATTCTCGTTTGTGACCCTGGAGCGCACGCGATGA
- a CDS encoding 5-(carboxyamino)imidazole ribonucleotide synthase, protein MLHAGGTIGILGGGQLGRMLALAAAQLGYRTHIYTPERDSVAAEVASEATIAPFTDPLALGRFAQSCDAVTFEFENVPATPLGFLAERLAPGLRALETAQDRVKEKRFAESLGGRTAPFAAVETPDDLARAVDRIGAPGILKTAREGYDGKGQWRLESARDADSIRLPHTTCVYEGLVQFTAEFSVILVRGHDGEVRFWDSTENRHVDGILAESIWPPSDAIAGQVADARGLTRRIADALQYVGVLTAEFFATAAGPVFNEMAPRVHNSGHWTIEGATTSQFENHIRAVAGLPLGDTATTAARLAMTNLIGADALSAHQQLSDPAAHLHLYGKREARPGRKMGHVTRVWHAT, encoded by the coding sequence ATGCTGCACGCAGGCGGCACCATCGGCATCCTGGGCGGGGGCCAGCTTGGGCGCATGCTCGCCCTCGCCGCAGCGCAACTCGGCTACCGGACGCACATCTACACGCCCGAACGAGACAGCGTCGCCGCCGAAGTGGCGAGTGAGGCGACCATCGCGCCATTCACCGATCCGTTGGCGCTGGGCCGCTTTGCACAAAGTTGTGACGCGGTGACGTTCGAGTTCGAGAACGTGCCCGCCACCCCGCTGGGGTTCCTGGCGGAGCGTCTTGCACCGGGCCTCCGCGCGCTCGAGACGGCGCAGGACCGGGTGAAGGAAAAGCGTTTCGCCGAAAGCCTCGGCGGCCGGACCGCACCGTTCGCCGCGGTGGAAACGCCTGACGATCTGGCCCGCGCAGTAGACCGCATCGGCGCCCCGGGAATCCTCAAGACCGCGCGCGAAGGTTATGACGGCAAGGGCCAGTGGAGGCTCGAATCCGCTCGCGACGCCGATTCGATCCGTCTGCCGCACACGACCTGCGTGTACGAAGGTCTGGTGCAGTTCACCGCCGAGTTCTCGGTCATCCTGGTGCGCGGCCATGATGGCGAAGTGCGGTTCTGGGATTCAACCGAGAACCGTCACGTCGATGGCATCCTTGCCGAATCGATCTGGCCGCCGTCGGACGCGATTGCCGGCCAGGTCGCGGACGCGCGCGGACTGACCCGCCGGATCGCCGACGCGCTGCAATACGTCGGGGTGTTGACGGCGGAATTCTTCGCGACTGCTGCCGGTCCGGTGTTCAACGAGATGGCGCCGCGGGTGCACAATTCCGGCCACTGGACGATCGAAGGTGCGACGACGAGCCAGTTCGAAAACCACATCCGCGCGGTCGCCGGACTGCCCTTGGGAGACACCGCCACCACCGCGGCGCGACTGGCGATGACCAACCTGATCGGAGCGGACGCGCTGTCGGCCCACCAGCAGTTGTCCGACCCGGCCGCGCACCTCCACCTCTACGGCAAGCGCGAGGCGCGGCCAGGGCGCAAGATGGGGCACGTAACGCGCGTGTGGCACGCCACTTGA
- the purE gene encoding 5-(carboxyamino)imidazole ribonucleotide mutase: protein MAASVPQVAIVMGSQSDWQTMRCAADVLDELGVGYTASIVSAHRTPDRLHRFGKTAHEAGFKVIVAGAGGAAHLPGMLAALTHLPVLGVPVQSKALNGLDSLLSIVQMPAGVPTGTLAIGEPGATNAGLLAAAILALGDEGLSQRLQDWRAARTAAVGEAPED, encoded by the coding sequence ATGGCCGCCAGCGTGCCGCAAGTCGCGATCGTGATGGGAAGCCAGTCCGACTGGCAGACGATGCGCTGCGCCGCCGACGTGCTCGACGAACTCGGCGTCGGATACACCGCCAGCATCGTGTCCGCGCACCGCACGCCCGACCGTCTCCACCGGTTCGGCAAGACTGCGCACGAGGCCGGTTTCAAGGTCATCGTCGCCGGTGCGGGCGGCGCGGCGCATTTGCCGGGAATGCTGGCCGCTCTCACGCATCTGCCGGTGCTCGGTGTGCCGGTGCAGTCGAAAGCGCTGAACGGACTGGATAGCCTGCTGTCGATCGTCCAGATGCCCGCCGGCGTGCCGACCGGCACTTTGGCGATCGGCGAACCCGGCGCGACCAACGCCGGTCTGCTGGCGGCGGCGATCCTTGCCCTGGGAGATGAAGGCCTGTCGCAGCGGCTGCAGGACTGGCGGGCTGCGCGGACCGCGGCGGTTGGCGAGGCGCCCGAAGACTGA
- the gpmA gene encoding 2,3-diphosphoglycerate-dependent phosphoglycerate mutase, whose protein sequence is MPTLILVRHGQSQWNLENRFTGWWDVDLTEQGVAEATAAGALLADKRLLPTVAFTSLQTRAIKTLHLALEACGRLWIPETKDWRLNERHYGGLTGLDKQETRDRHGAEQVHIWRRSFDIPPPAMAEGSAFDLAADPRYADVEVPRAESLKLTIDRVLPYWERAILPQLARDETVIVSAHGNSLRALVKHLSGISDADITDLEIPTGQPIVYHFDDQLTPGERRYLKDL, encoded by the coding sequence TTGCCCACGCTGATCCTGGTCCGCCACGGCCAAAGCCAATGGAATCTGGAAAACCGTTTCACCGGCTGGTGGGACGTGGACCTGACCGAACAGGGCGTTGCCGAAGCGACCGCGGCCGGCGCGTTGCTGGCCGACAAGCGGCTGCTGCCGACGGTCGCCTTCACCTCGCTGCAGACCCGCGCGATCAAGACGCTGCATCTGGCGCTGGAGGCGTGCGGCCGGCTGTGGATTCCCGAAACCAAGGACTGGCGCCTTAACGAGCGGCATTATGGCGGCCTTACCGGGCTGGACAAGCAGGAGACCCGCGACCGCCACGGCGCGGAACAGGTCCACATCTGGCGCCGCAGCTTCGACATCCCGCCGCCCGCCATGGCCGAGGGAAGCGCATTCGATCTGGCGGCCGACCCGCGCTATGCCGATGTCGAGGTGCCGCGCGCCGAAAGCCTCAAGCTGACGATCGACCGCGTGCTGCCGTACTGGGAACGGGCGATCCTGCCGCAGCTGGCGCGTGACGAAACGGTGATCGTGTCGGCCCACGGCAACAGCCTGCGCGCGCTGGTGAAACATCTGTCGGGCATATCCGATGCGGACATCACCGACCTGGAGATTCCCACCGGCCAGCCGATCGTCTACCACTTCGATGATCAGCTCACGCCAGGCGAACGGCGTTACCTCAAGGACCTGTAA
- a CDS encoding helix-turn-helix transcriptional regulator has protein sequence MQGALGRKIAPAVGRDFELQFEKMLGALDARPRLVLDRDCGLVWCSDNATRLLVPPSPLHIENGALAVDDPSANAALADFVEAASGSCDSVLLRGRNTRHWAMVIGWSLPDDTDLVCLLMNLSIPHRGVQDSGLARALRLTATETRVLDHFARLYSPREIAQQMAISLSTVRSHLKQIHSKAGVESAVQLTQLVRGFCAC, from the coding sequence GTGCAGGGGGCGCTAGGGCGCAAAATCGCGCCCGCGGTTGGGCGCGACTTCGAATTGCAGTTCGAAAAGATGCTCGGCGCTCTGGACGCGAGGCCGCGTCTCGTGCTCGACCGTGACTGCGGGCTGGTTTGGTGCAGTGACAATGCGACCCGCCTGCTCGTCCCGCCGTCCCCCCTCCATATCGAGAACGGGGCGCTTGCGGTTGACGACCCATCGGCAAATGCCGCGCTGGCAGACTTCGTGGAGGCCGCCAGCGGTTCGTGCGACAGCGTGCTTCTGCGCGGCCGCAACACCCGCCACTGGGCCATGGTGATCGGCTGGAGCTTGCCGGACGATACCGATCTCGTGTGCCTGCTGATGAACCTGTCCATCCCGCATCGCGGCGTCCAGGACAGCGGACTGGCCCGCGCGCTCCGGCTGACAGCCACGGAAACCCGCGTGCTCGATCACTTTGCCCGGCTATACAGTCCGCGCGAGATCGCCCAGCAAATGGCTATATCGCTCAGCACCGTGCGCAGCCATCTGAAGCAGATCCACTCCAAGGCGGGAGTGGAGTCAGCGGTTCAGCTGACGCAACTCGTCAGGGGTTTCTGTGCATGTTGA
- a CDS encoding curli assembly protein CsgF — protein MGQFWARAAQVSAISAALMVTPAVAQDITYQPIDPSFGGNPFNSAHLLGIANAQNDYKDPAATTNSSQADIFARQLQSRLLSALSSQIVNAIFGENPQESGTISFGGHSAPGPAILSPEQRLLGELRDSDDRLARSSSAMRLRLATTGEPDADLESNQELAAVYLGAPEAPAQPLPAETDPTASLIELLQNLGIQTGQPAGGN, from the coding sequence ATGGGTCAGTTTTGGGCGCGAGCAGCGCAGGTCTCCGCCATATCGGCGGCGCTGATGGTGACGCCGGCGGTCGCGCAAGACATCACTTACCAACCGATCGACCCCAGCTTCGGCGGCAATCCATTCAATTCGGCGCACCTGCTTGGCATAGCCAACGCGCAGAACGACTACAAAGACCCGGCGGCGACGACCAACAGCTCGCAGGCGGATATTTTCGCCCGTCAGTTGCAGTCGCGCCTGTTGTCGGCCCTCTCCTCGCAGATCGTCAACGCAATCTTCGGCGAAAACCCGCAGGAAAGCGGCACGATCAGCTTCGGTGGCCACAGCGCGCCGGGTCCCGCCATACTCAGCCCGGAACAGCGCCTGCTGGGCGAACTGCGCGATTCGGACGATCGGCTGGCCCGCAGTTCGAGCGCGATGCGCTTGCGGCTGGCGACCACCGGCGAACCCGACGCGGACCTGGAAAGCAATCAGGAACTGGCCGCAGTCTATCTCGGCGCTCCCGAAGCGCCGGCCCAGCCACTTCCGGCGGAAACGGACCCGACCGCGTCTCTGATTGAACTGCTGCAGAACCTTGGCATCCAGACCGGACAGCCGGCCGGGGGCAACTAG
- a CDS encoding GNAT family N-acetyltransferase, whose translation MAIDGIKITSQGNAARGEYRAEVPGSEAVGRLTWIARGEARIADHTLVPPEIGGQGVAAALVNALVADAQRENFTIVPQCSYVEAQFKRHPEWSDLLAATPS comes from the coding sequence ATGGCCATCGACGGCATCAAGATCACCAGCCAGGGAAACGCGGCCCGCGGCGAATACCGCGCCGAAGTGCCCGGTAGCGAGGCGGTCGGCCGCCTTACCTGGATCGCGCGTGGAGAAGCCCGCATCGCTGACCACACCCTGGTGCCGCCCGAAATCGGCGGCCAAGGCGTCGCCGCGGCCTTGGTCAATGCGCTGGTCGCTGATGCCCAGCGCGAGAATTTCACCATCGTGCCGCAGTGCAGTTATGTCGAGGCGCAGTTCAAGCGCCATCCCGAATGGTCGGATCTGCTGGCCGCCACCCCAAGCTGA
- a CDS encoding beta-eliminating lyase-related protein, giving the protein MTDTASGAAQFLSDNAAAVHPRVWDALRAADEARAPYDNDALSQSLDERFSALFGREAHVLWVATGTAANCLALATLCPPHGGVVCHREAHIEVDEAGAPGFYLHGAKLLLAEGEGAKLTPEGVRAVIDPIRDDVHQVQPHALSVTQTSEYGRAYRPAELAALGALARERSLGFHVDGARFANAAAFLGCPPAAAAGPCDALSFGCVKNGGMNAEAIVFFDGALAALARYRRKRAGHLQSKGRFLAAQLHAMLDDDLWLANGRAANAAAAEIAGACGDRLLHAVEANELFVRLSPTEREALRTQGFGFYDWGADAARFVTAWNTRADDAMALAKAIAAL; this is encoded by the coding sequence ATGACCGACACTGCCTCCGGGGCCGCCCAGTTCCTGTCCGACAACGCCGCGGCGGTTCACCCCCGTGTGTGGGACGCGCTGCGCGCCGCCGACGAGGCGCGCGCGCCCTATGACAACGACGCGCTGTCGCAGTCGCTCGACGAGCGGTTTTCGGCGCTGTTCGGGCGGGAGGCGCATGTCCTGTGGGTCGCCACCGGCACTGCCGCCAACTGCCTGGCGCTGGCCACGCTGTGTCCGCCGCACGGCGGGGTGGTGTGCCACCGGGAGGCGCATATCGAGGTGGATGAAGCCGGCGCGCCGGGGTTCTATCTCCACGGCGCCAAGCTGCTGCTGGCCGAGGGGGAGGGCGCCAAGCTCACGCCCGAAGGCGTGCGCGCCGTGATCGATCCGATCCGCGACGACGTGCACCAGGTCCAGCCCCACGCGCTCAGCGTCACCCAGACGAGCGAGTACGGACGTGCGTATCGCCCGGCCGAGCTCGCGGCGCTGGGTGCGCTCGCCAGGGAGCGCTCGCTGGGCTTCCACGTCGACGGCGCGCGGTTCGCGAACGCCGCCGCGTTCCTTGGCTGCCCGCCCGCGGCAGCCGCTGGACCATGCGATGCGCTGAGTTTCGGCTGCGTGAAAAACGGCGGCATGAATGCCGAGGCGATCGTGTTCTTCGATGGGGCGCTCGCCGCGCTGGCGCGTTACCGCCGCAAGCGAGCGGGGCACCTGCAATCGAAAGGCCGTTTTCTCGCCGCGCAGCTCCACGCGATGCTGGACGACGATCTGTGGCTGGCAAACGGCCGGGCCGCCAATGCCGCCGCTGCCGAGATCGCCGGAGCCTGCGGCGACCGGCTGCTGCACGCGGTCGAGGCCAACGAGCTGTTCGTGCGCCTCTCCCCGACTGAGCGCGAGGCGCTCCGGACACAAGGTTTCGGGTTCTATGACTGGGGTGCGGACGCAGCCCGCTTCGTTACCGCCTGGAACACCCGTGCAGACGATGCGATGGCACTGGCCAAGGCTATCGCCGCGCTGTGA
- a CDS encoding DMT family transporter, whose protein sequence is MSEAPGHAPPHALLRPRIALPFVLVALIWGSTWYVITGQIADVPPSWSVVYRFALATPAMFVVVLAMRQSLVMSRSGHALALLLGATQFCGNFNFVYRAEEHLTSGVVAVMFGMLMVPNALLARWWLGQQVTPRFLAGSAIAIAGIALLLIHEAQVARLGGNVALGVALALGGILSASIANVSQATATGRAQPMMALLTFAMLYGTLIDAAIAWAVAGPPVVPTASAFWAGTAWLAFAGSVVTFPLYWRIVREIGPGRAAYNGVLVIVVAMVISTFIEGYEWSLLAVAGATLGTLGMIVALRARQV, encoded by the coding sequence GTGAGCGAAGCGCCGGGCCACGCCCCGCCGCACGCGCTGCTGCGGCCGCGCATCGCGCTGCCGTTCGTGCTGGTGGCGCTGATCTGGGGATCCACCTGGTACGTCATCACCGGGCAAATCGCCGACGTGCCGCCCAGCTGGTCGGTGGTGTACCGCTTCGCGCTGGCGACGCCGGCGATGTTCGTGGTCGTGCTGGCGATGCGGCAGTCGCTGGTGATGAGCCGGTCAGGTCACGCGCTGGCCCTGCTGCTGGGCGCGACGCAGTTCTGCGGCAACTTCAACTTCGTCTACCGTGCCGAAGAACACCTGACGTCCGGCGTGGTCGCGGTGATGTTCGGCATGCTGATGGTCCCCAACGCGCTGCTCGCCCGCTGGTGGCTTGGGCAGCAGGTGACGCCGCGGTTCCTGGCCGGTAGCGCCATCGCCATCGCCGGAATCGCCCTGTTGCTGATCCACGAAGCGCAGGTCGCGCGACTGGGCGGAAACGTTGCTCTCGGCGTGGCGCTGGCGCTTGGCGGCATCTTGTCAGCGTCGATCGCCAACGTCAGCCAGGCGACCGCGACCGGGCGCGCCCAGCCGATGATGGCGCTGCTCACCTTCGCCATGCTGTATGGAACGCTGATCGATGCCGCGATCGCCTGGGCGGTTGCGGGACCGCCGGTGGTGCCCACCGCGTCTGCATTCTGGGCGGGCACCGCGTGGCTGGCGTTCGCCGGATCGGTGGTCACCTTTCCGTTGTACTGGCGGATCGTGCGCGAGATCGGACCGGGCCGGGCGGCTTACAACGGCGTGCTGGTGATCGTGGTCGCGATGGTCATCTCGACCTTCATCGAAGGCTACGAATGGTCGCTGCTGGCGGTCGCAGGGGCGACGCTTGGCACCCTGGGCATGATCGTCGCCCTGCGCGCCCGGCAGGTCTAG
- a CDS encoding SDR family NAD(P)-dependent oxidoreductase — protein sequence MRLFVFGLGYTARAIAAQLEGWSVEATGAHGTVAFDDDDAVRGRLSRAMHVLSSVPPDAAGDPVLARYGDALAGRWLGYLSSTGVYGDTGGAWVDESAPVGSGRRTARSDADAAWLALGARVLRLPGIYGPGRSPLDRVREGHAHRIDLPGHVFSRVHVEDIARGCALAFDAPPGAYNLADDLPASGAAVTAEACRLLGVEPPPLQTLDQAALSPAARGFYAESRRVANGKAKRVLGWRLRFPAYREGLASLR from the coding sequence ATGCGGCTGTTCGTGTTTGGGCTGGGATACACCGCGCGGGCGATCGCCGCGCAACTTGAGGGCTGGTCGGTCGAGGCGACGGGCGCGCATGGCACCGTGGCTTTTGATGACGATGACGCGGTGCGCGGGCGGCTGTCGCGGGCCATGCACGTGCTGTCCTCGGTCCCGCCCGATGCCGCAGGCGACCCGGTACTTGCCCGTTATGGCGATGCGCTGGCGGGCCGCTGGCTCGGCTACCTTTCGTCCACCGGGGTCTATGGCGATACCGGCGGGGCGTGGGTGGACGAAAGCGCACCTGTCGGCAGTGGCCGCCGCACCGCGCGCAGCGACGCGGACGCGGCATGGCTCGCCCTCGGCGCGCGGGTCCTGCGGCTCCCCGGTATCTACGGCCCCGGCCGCAGCCCGCTCGACCGCGTGCGCGAAGGCCACGCGCACCGTATCGACCTGCCCGGCCACGTGTTCAGCCGGGTGCATGTTGAGGATATCGCCCGCGGCTGCGCGCTAGCGTTCGACGCTCCGCCGGGCGCGTACAACCTGGCTGACGATCTGCCGGCGAGCGGCGCTGCGGTCACCGCGGAAGCATGCCGGCTGCTGGGCGTCGAACCGCCGCCCTTGCAGACGCTGGACCAGGCGGCCCTGTCACCCGCCGCGCGCGGGTTTTATGCCGAGAGCCGCCGGGTCGCCAACGGCAAGGCCAAGCGGGTGCTCGGCTGGCGGCTGCGCTTTCCAGCGTATCGCGAAGGGCTGGCGAGCCTGCGCTAG